A segment of the Macrobrachium nipponense isolate FS-2020 chromosome 1, ASM1510439v2, whole genome shotgun sequence genome:
ATGATGGATACCCCCTAATCTTGTGGACAGAAACAAACATAATAGTTGATGCATGAACCACAGTTCACCCCGAAAGGGTCAATAGATTGTATAACTTGATGATCTAAGTGAAAATTTTGTGCTATACTTTGTTGTCCTTTTGTTGGCTTGGGTTTTAaagaattacttttattataaaatttccatttttcatattataCAGTGGTTTAGCTGTCATTTTGAAACTGAACACTTGTGCTTCATTGTAgtacttacaaaaataaaaaaaaaaaaaaaaataaaaaaaaaaaagaagtaaaaatgaaGCTCACTAAAGATTGTCATTGGAATCTTAAAGGTTGGAATTGGGATGGCATTATTTAATATCACTGGAATCTCAAAGGGTTAAAGTTAAATAGCATAGTATATAAGTTTTTAAGATAAGGTGCAATATTGGTACTATAACCATAATTGTGACTtagtaacaaaatatttttcagagaATATTCCAACACTGGATGTGGTAGCAACACTGCAGTACTATGAGTAAAGGATAAACGAATTTCAAAGTGCTGTGCTTGAAATCTCTTATGACTGCAGAAATGAAGTGATCATCATTATCTTTAAGGTGAATATGAAGAGGTGTGTGAGTACTGGCCATAATTCTGGTGTTAAAAAAATGATTTCACTAAGAGAAAAGGTGAAGTTAAGGGGAAGAAAAAATTCATCTACTCAGACCTTTAATGTGCAAAGTGCAAAAGCCAAGCCAAAATCTAATGTTAAAAGTAAAGGCTGCAATGTATTATTACACACTTCTAAACAGTATAGAGGTTTCCAAGAAATCTCAAGACCTTCAGGAACTACTAAAACTGCTGATGACCATCACCATGATTATGTCAGTCAAGAGCAGTTGGGGGATATGAAGCCTTTAAAACATTTACCATCAGAAGTGAGCATGGATATAGATTTACCATTTGTAGACACTACAGCCATCATGTCATTGGTTACCGGTGTTCCTAAAGTAGCATATATGGGAAGGGGAGATTTCCACAGCATTGATTGCATTCGAGCTTGTGACAACAGAAAGGTAACTAAAACTTTTAGAAATATCTCAGTTTTGCAGGCATATTTAAAATCTGAGGATGCCAAAAGGTGGTTATCAGAAGAAAATGGAGCAGGCAGTGTTGTTCCAAAAAGTGAATATGTTGTAGATGGAACAAAATTTAATGTAGTTGAGACTGTCGGTGGAAATAAGGTTGATTCTGAGGAACCTACTGTCAAGAGAATAAAGCAAGAGATAGATGATTCTTCTGATGTTGAGGGTAATAGTACTGGTATACTTAATGTATCATATTCagagaaatttaatatatataaagtaatttatttcaGTCCTTCCAATAATCAGTTTATAACCAAAGTTTTTGAAAAGTTTTCTTTGTTACTTGAATTTTTAGAGTCAGGGGAAGTGAGGGGTTGCCTGTtggatataaatgataaatataaagttCACTCTAGTGTTCTTATCAGTGATTATAAAAGTGGTTTGACCAATAAGTACCAAAATGATGGAGAAAGTATGAGTGTTGAATCAGTTTCCAGTAATATTAAATGTGATGCTCAAGTTTCAGACGGGGAAATGTGGTCTCCTGACCTACCTAAAGCTTCATCAAAAAGAAAACATAGCTCATATTTATCTGTTGTAAAGTCTTATTTACCTTCTGATGAATCAGAAACTTCATTTGGTGATGGAAATGAAGAAAGTGTTGatgatttagaaattaatgattaTCAAGATAATGTGAATATTGATGAAGAATGTGGTGATGTTAAACCTAAGAAAGAACTTTGCTTTATTAATAGGGAAAACAATTGTCAAAGTGCTCCCATGGATACCGAAGGTCAGTTTCCTAGAAAACGTTTGTCATTAAAGCATGATATTGATACATCTGCTATTAAACCATTGATTGCAGGTTATCCAAAAATATCatataggaaaaaatatgacTTTTATAGAATTGTTTGTATTCGTGCTTGTGATGGACAAAGAGTTACAGCTCCTTTTAGATCTCTctcaaaattacaattatttttaaattcagaGGCAGCAAAGTCTTGGTTACTTGATGAACGTAATATTGGTGTTCGTTCCAAAAAAAGTAAATCATGCCCTGTGTCGTATAATAGTGAATTACTTGCAGTAAAACCAGAAATATCTTTCATAAAACCTGACAGACTTAGAGTGCTTTGTATTCCTAAGTGtggaaaaccaaaaacaaagttttttaaGTGCTCAGATCAGGGTCAAAGTGATATAAGTGCAGTgcagaaaattaatgattttttgaCAGGTCAGAGTTTTATTTCATGGATCACATCAGAAAGAAGGTGTGATAATGCAGGCAAAGGGGTTGATTCTTGCTGGATTTGGAAAGACACCATAAAAACAGGACCTGACATGCGTCTCTATCTTGATGAGTTATTAGATTTTGATTGCACTAAAAGTGTAGATGTGAATCCTGCTATCGCTCCTTATCTTGAAATACATCATAATCCTTCAGTGCCATCTGTGTCTTATGCATGTAATCCTGGATGGGGCAGAGCTCATAGAAGTGATGATACATTTTCTTTGGTAGATGGTGCTCCTCATGACTTATTTGAAAGAACTTATAGGATAGTTAGTGTTTATGTGCGTTGTTCATCGAGATCTACCATGTGCAGGACAACATGTGGAGAACTTCTTTCACAAAGCAGAATTGTTGGCAGTTACTTTTCTTGTTGCAGGGAGCCTGTACCTGCACATAATGAATGCTCCCATTGTAAAGCAACAACATCATCATATAACAAGTGGCATAAAATGAATGATGATAGCATTTTATGCAGAGTATGCTATAactatttaaagaaaaagaatgttCCGAGACCATTAGATTCTAAGAAAGTGAATCGTAAACCTTTTTATGTCCATAATCAATGCCAGTACAGATTAAGGTTAGAATTGACATCAGACCTGCAGCATTGGCAGATATTTTATCATAGTGCCAATAAGCAAGACCATGACACTGCCATGGCTGTTGGTTGTAAAAGATTTACATTAACTGAAAGAGATTATATTGATAAGGTACGCTCCTCAGCCGGTAGAATGACTGCCAAGCAGATTGGAATTGCTTATAGATATGAGAAGAAAAAAGATTCACTACATCCAATGAAGCAGTATCAAAGTCGCTGTAAAGTTGTGGATTCACACATTGTAGATAATGGTTTTGTAGAACCTGTTGAAAATATAACAATCAGTCCTGATTGGAGGAATACGGAATATGATGATCCCTTAGCATTGGAAGTGGATTGCATAGAGTTTGAGATAAATGATGTAGAGCCTGAGGTAGCACTAAACACAACTGTACCTACAGTAGTGGTGGAAACAAAGTCAATTCTTGATTGTAATGGTGATATTCAAGCCAAAGGAAGTTTTCATAAGAAACCCTCAAAATCAGAAGAGTGCCTTATTGTCTGCTACAAGTGTGTTATGGATCCAGGTAGAAAAGATAATCCATTTTCATGTAAGGAGTCCAAAGAACTTGATAGTCATATTAAGATGTGTCATAGAGAGAACTATTTTTGCTGTTCAATTTGCTTTCAGGATAATATAGTGGAATCTTTTCCCAGCCTAAGGATATTGAACCATCATATAAGGCAGTTTCACAACAAAGACAGGAGTCTTAAAAAGGTACAGACTACTTTGCAAACATAATTCCTTTGGTAATGATGCTTGTCAATATTGATATGTTATGTATGTGAGGATATCTTGGTTTTTAACTGTTTCCTTTTGTTGTTGTAAAAGATTCAAGTTTTTGCTAGCAGAATGTGAAATGAAGACGAATGCAGTATTATATCCTGACTTTATTTTTAATGTCCAATTTATTGAGGACCTGTTAATCATGgttccttagttttaatgaggcTATGAAACTATTTGGgaaagaaatttcttttttgttacaCTTGAAATTCCAAGCAATTAAAATTCTCCCATTCCTTACTTGATGACGGGAATTTTGTACTGCAGTGGGAATGAGTAATTAGAAAAGTAAGTAGTTCTCATTGGAGATGAGTTCATATTGAAATTCCTTTACTTTTCtgatttttctaaaaatttctcTGTTAGAAGATGGTTTTAGTTAACTTGGGAATATTTACAAAGCTGGATTAGCTTACAAGAAAACAAGAATTGCACTCTTAACTGTTGCCAAACATTGATAATTATTTAAGTGTATGAATGATGTTTAAAAAGGTAGCATAGTGAAATTACCTTGAGGAAAAACTATGATGTTTAAAAAGGTAGCATAGTGAAATTACATTGAGGAAAAACTAGTTTAGTAATAATTTATCAATTTGATTTGAAGTGTCTTATGTCAAAACCTGGTTAAGTTTTTGACAAATAATATAAGTTTGTTATTGTTTCAGGTTGTGTCATTTTGTTACCATTCACAGTGTTCTtcaatgttatattttttatggtaatatcccaaactagcaaaaaaaaaaataataataataatagtagccagTGAATTCGGGcaacaaaaaaacttttattgcAAAAACCAAACTGAATGAAATATACTTGTACAATAATTTGTGATACTGTGTAGGATTTTTAATGTTCAACTTTTCTCATGTAAATGTCCTTAATGACATTAAAGTAGTTCTTAATCTTGATGAATTAATAACAGTATAATTAGGCCATATCCaagaaaaatgtttatgaaaataggCATAATTCTGTCAAACACCCAATAAgtgtgaaaaaatttatttctgttttcactgGCTCAAAAATAATTTAGGAAGCATTTAGATATTGCTATCCAACATAACATGAAGAATTGTGTTGATGGTGCTTAACTAGGATTTGATGCAGAATACCTCAAATGTATACAGTATATTCATTTTTGATCAGATTTGTTAAGATTAACTCATCAAAGAGTTTCcaaatataatttattacttgtttgaaattatttcattatataattatcactaaattagtttttaaggcaAAAGTGCCTTTTCTAAATTACTTATGCAAATCATTCTGAAGCTTTTCTTTTCACTTCATGGTCCAGTACTGCACTGCTAATGCTAATGGAGCTTTAAAGTACATGTATgaattttacagtattttttgtataccatatgtatgtatgtatgcatgttgtcTGTTAAGATGTaatctcaaagtgataaaaatagttaagatgCACACTTTTGTTCTGTGATAACATATTTTTAATGTACAAAGGAAGTGTTTGGTTAGCCACAGTCATTGAAATGTACTAATAATACCAAGTGACTTTTTAATAGCCTGTACTATActgaatattatatgaatattaatttatatttgttttaatagAAATCCCATCTATCTACAAATGCATAGCTTGTGTGATCAGCACTCCAACGAAGAATACTTTTCGTTGGTCCAATAAGTTAAGCATCTGAGAACACAGGGCCTCTGGTGTGGTCAAATTAGTGTTTGGTTTCATATAAGTAACATAACAAGTAATTACTACATAGCTATAGGTTTTCAACCACAGCAgtcaaaaaattcaaaattcatggtAGTGCTTCAATTGTTCTGTGTAGGTGACAAACCCTGCCCACTTTCAGGGAAGAAGGGGGAAAACATAGCAAGAGATCTATTAATTTTCTGCCAGTTCGCAACTAACATCAGATGTACTTTGCAGCCTTTCTTTGTCATTTTTTGGGAGTATTTTCAAGGAATGTGAAGTATTTGGATTTTGTTGTGGCCTGCAATCATTAGTTGTTCCGTTAGCATCATTATTGCTTTTTCTCATAATGTTGGACGCtaagttgggaaagactgacacagtggcgtaggtgagtggtccttgaccactcttcacccgatctatgcatgcgttgccagatatcacaagattccttgctttcaacTGCTTTTTAACTGGGTCCAGccaggcgctagaaattatcctattgttaagatctcaggtttgtagctatgaaaaatacaaattgtcttagaaaatttgtcatttcatgcacgaattccagctgatgatttccaaagaaaatttgtggttctgcaatatgctccAGTAATCTCGGGAGAAGCGACATGcattgggtcttggtttcgttgtataggatttcaaattcctctgcatattggcggcaagtttCAATGAGTTGTTGGAGAcattgcactgatggggaaatcagaatcaTATCGTCAGTgcaacagaggttgtttatagttgtttcattgacagtgcatctgattgggagtgagttcagtttgacatttaaGGCATCTAGGTACTTAATAAACAGGTATTGGGAGAGAATACCcctttgccgaagcccgtttagggagccggaGGTGTACAATAATACTttacccatttgacacagaattgctgtgtggagaaccagcaatataaaaggccaattaaatatagaggtttGCCTCTtctatgcagcttcaggaagagcttcaggtagtttactctgtcaaatgcttttctcacatccacaaaacaaaggaaaacaggagaggctgatgataggtaatagttcagcaattctttcagtatgtagatgcaggtgtcagttgagtggtttgctttaaatctgaactggttgtcagtggtgtgtagaaaggggagaagtctcactagaagaaccgactctaGTATTTTCGATGCAATCGTTgcgattgcaattggccggtaattgccagggtctGCTGCATACTTaagcttgttttttattaatagtatcaaatgaactaagagtagggagtctggaagaaactggtgaattatgcatgtaTTGAATAGGGCAGTTAGCAAAATGTTAATTAGCAGATGGCAGAATTTGGaggcctctgcgggaagaccatcacagccgtgCGATTTATTTTTAAGTAGGCTGTTTACggcattgctgatgttacctggcattatacaatctgcaaaatgaaataaaatgttatcagtaaggaggttatatACATCCCTTCAGgtatcttgatcatttatgcaattcaggatattgctgaagtggttgccccacatacttgcgatagccttgtCTCCAACTACTTTCCCTATTCTCTGtgacagctttttagttttgggatttaaggacttgATAActttccaaagatgaggataatCACCGGATTCTAATTTTCTAGAAGGAGGCCTTGCTTTCCAGTGGTAATGACCACAATTGGTGGTGGTGTACCCCAAAGTCATCACTCTGGAGTTGATTTCTATAGCATGCCTTCCTTTGTAGGAGCTGATGGAACTGCTGTCAGTTTCCATAAACAGGAGGCATAACTTTTGgctgaaatttttattattagacaGTGGTGANNNNN
Coding sequences within it:
- the LOC135219624 gene encoding uncharacterized protein LOC135219624; translation: MKRCVSTGHNSGVKKMISLREKVKLRGRKNSSTQTFNVQSAKAKPKSNVKSKGCNVLLHTSKQYRGFQEISRPSGTTKTADDHHHDYVSQEQLGDMKPLKHLPSEVSMDIDLPFVDTTAIMSLVTGVPKVAYMGRGDFHSIDCIRACDNRKVTKTFRNISVLQAYLKSEDAKRWLSEENGAGSVVPKSEYVVDGTKFNVVETVGGNKVDSEEPTVKRIKQEIDDSSDVEGNSTGILNVSYSEKFNIYKVIYFSPSNNQFITKVFEKFSLLLEFLESGEVRGCLLDINDKYKVHSSVLISDYKSGLTNKYQNDGESMSVESVSSNIKCDAQVSDGEMWSPDLPKASSKRKHSSYLSVVKSYLPSDESETSFGDGNEESVDDLEINDYQDNVNIDEECGDVKPKKELCFINRENNCQSAPMDTEGQFPRKRLSLKHDIDTSAIKPLIAGYPKISYRKKYDFYRIVCIRACDGQRVTAPFRSLSKLQLFLNSEAAKSWLLDERNIGVRSKKSKSCPVSYNSELLAVKPEISFIKPDRLRVLCIPKCGKPKTKFFKCSDQGQSDISAVQKINDFLTGQSFISWITSERRCDNAGKGVDSCWIWKDTIKTGPDMRLYLDELLDFDCTKSVDVNPAIAPYLEIHHNPSVPSVSYACNPGWGRAHRSDDTFSLVDGAPHDLFERTYRIVSVYVRCSSRSTMCRTTCGELLSQSRIVGSYFSCCREPVPAHNECSHCKATTSSYNKWHKMNDDSILCRVCYNYLKKKNVPRPLDSKKVNRKPFYVHNQCQYRLRLELTSDLQHWQIFYHSANKQDHDTAMAVGCKRFTLTERDYIDKVRSSAGRMTAKQIGIAYRYEKKKDSLHPMKQYQSRCKVVDSHIVDNGFVEPVENITISPDWRNTEYDDPLALEVDCIEFEINDVEPEVALNTTVPTVVVETKSILDCNGDIQAKGSFHKKPSKSEECLIVCYKCVMDPGRKDNPFSCKESKELDSHIKMCHRENYFCCSICFQDNIVESFPSLRILNHHIRQFHNKDRSLKKVQTTLQT